One genomic region from Melioribacteraceae bacterium encodes:
- a CDS encoding MBL fold metallo-hydrolase: MARHKFLPVLSLLLYFSVATIEAQSAASNFELKKLAENVYGVVRKDPPGLMCDGNSGFIINEKDVVVIDAPEATKEIIAGLKKITDKPVKYVINTHWHDDHITGNQYYRDAYPGVEFIAHTNTKEYLPVHGLANRNNMIQSAPGGVVYLKSLLEKNESFGGGPITDEERESYLSDIKLVEHYLDIVPKTEFILPTITFSDSLILDCGNRKIKLIKPGSGHTAGDIAVFLPEERILFTGDLVVSPVPLVGSEQSHISAWSSALKNLRILDAGIIVPGHGKVMYDDLFIRNMELLFESITKQTREAVTSGKSLDETLSAVNLKEFELLFAGDSKLKKVLFDYYVKGPSVRAAYREFKTQ; encoded by the coding sequence ATGGCGCGACATAAATTCCTCCCCGTTTTATCTTTACTTCTTTACTTTAGTGTTGCAACGATCGAAGCGCAAAGCGCGGCATCGAATTTTGAATTGAAGAAACTTGCGGAGAATGTCTACGGTGTTGTCCGGAAGGATCCCCCGGGACTGATGTGCGACGGCAACAGCGGATTCATTATAAACGAAAAGGACGTTGTAGTAATCGATGCCCCGGAAGCAACAAAAGAAATAATTGCCGGACTTAAAAAGATAACCGACAAGCCAGTTAAGTATGTAATCAATACTCACTGGCATGATGATCATATTACCGGTAATCAATACTACCGTGATGCATATCCCGGGGTTGAGTTTATTGCTCATACGAATACAAAAGAATACCTGCCTGTTCATGGATTGGCTAACAGAAACAATATGATTCAAAGTGCGCCGGGCGGAGTTGTATATTTGAAATCCCTACTTGAAAAAAATGAAAGCTTCGGCGGCGGCCCGATTACTGATGAAGAGCGTGAAAGCTATTTAAGCGATATCAAGTTAGTAGAGCATTACCTTGACATAGTTCCAAAGACGGAATTCATTCTACCTACAATAACTTTCAGCGATTCATTAATACTCGATTGCGGAAACAGAAAGATCAAGCTGATCAAACCGGGCAGCGGGCATACAGCCGGTGATATTGCTGTATTCCTACCTGAAGAGAGAATACTTTTTACGGGAGACCTTGTAGTTTCACCTGTTCCGCTTGTAGGAAGCGAGCAGTCGCACATATCCGCCTGGAGTTCCGCTCTTAAGAATTTACGCATTCTCGATGCCGGGATAATTGTACCGGGGCACGGCAAAGTAATGTACGATGATTTATTTATCCGCAATATGGAATTGCTCTTCGAATCAATAACCAAACAGACAAGAGAAGCGGTTACATCGGGTAAATCGCTCGATGAAACTCTGTCGGCTGTTAATCTTAAAGAGTTTGAACTTTTGTTTGCGGGAGATTCCAAACTGAAAAAAGTCCTATTCGATTATTATGTGAAAGGCCCTTCGGTTAGGGCGGCTTACCGGGAGTTTAAGACACAGTAG
- a CDS encoding DNA/RNA non-specific endonuclease produces the protein MKRNLFFLSSLLFIILILSCSGSSTVSVDDKTGNRGLVIDNINVAAGVPADQDSTDDFIIIRQQYVLSYNPVRNVPNWVSWNLDSSWFGDASRYKGSFIADTTLPDSFYRVRHSDYTGSGYDRGHMVRSEERTRNDEDNKSTFILSSVLPQRPDLNRGVWLDLEYFCEDLCKNEKKKLFIIAGGIFRSENRIKEKIAVPDSCFKIIVVLNEGESVESVTDTTSVIAVVMPNVNGIRSVPWSNYVTTIRRIESSTGYDFLSNVSRSVQEIIEKRIYISRNTN, from the coding sequence ATGAAACGAAACCTGTTCTTCTTATCATCACTTCTGTTTATCATTCTAATTCTCTCATGTTCCGGCTCGTCCACTGTTTCTGTTGATGATAAAACCGGAAACCGCGGTCTTGTAATCGACAATATCAACGTGGCTGCGGGTGTGCCGGCCGATCAGGATTCTACGGACGATTTTATAATTATCCGTCAGCAATATGTATTGAGTTACAATCCCGTTCGGAACGTTCCCAACTGGGTAAGCTGGAATCTCGACAGCTCCTGGTTCGGCGATGCATCAAGGTACAAAGGATCGTTCATTGCCGATACAACCCTTCCAGATTCATTCTACCGCGTTAGGCATTCCGATTATACCGGCTCGGGCTACGACCGGGGACATATGGTTCGCAGCGAGGAAAGAACAAGAAACGACGAAGACAACAAATCTACATTCATACTCTCGAGTGTTCTTCCGCAGCGCCCCGATCTCAACAGGGGAGTCTGGCTGGACCTTGAATACTTTTGCGAAGACCTCTGTAAAAATGAAAAGAAGAAACTCTTTATAATCGCCGGCGGAATATTCCGGTCGGAGAACAGGATTAAGGAGAAGATCGCCGTCCCCGACAGCTGCTTTAAAATAATTGTTGTTCTTAACGAAGGGGAGTCGGTTGAATCCGTTACAGATACAACAAGCGTTATTGCCGTTGTAATGCCGAATGTAAATGGAATAAGAAGCGTTCCGTGGAGTAATTATGTTACAACTATCCGCCGTATTGAATCTTCAACCGGATATGATTTTCTCTCCAATGTTAGCCGCTCTGTTCAGGAGATAATAGAGAAAAGAATTTATATCAGCCGGAATACGAATTGA
- a CDS encoding PadR family transcriptional regulator → MLSKLATLILGILSEKERNPYEITKMLEYLNTKKWLPLADSTVYATINNLKKRGLISGRIEKLSNLPEKTIYNITPEGEFELQESVTGFLSEDNYQPTNFDIGILLMNNLSKAEILIKLKKKLERLESNAFDIRKQVFAFERDANKIAFTSLSMLKHRLHISEAEIKTIKELIKELNIRMETPELSPFDMRMVDS, encoded by the coding sequence ATGCTTTCTAAATTAGCAACCTTGATACTTGGTATTCTTTCGGAGAAGGAGAGAAATCCCTACGAAATTACCAAGATGCTCGAATACCTGAATACTAAAAAATGGCTCCCACTTGCCGACTCAACTGTCTATGCAACGATCAACAATCTAAAGAAACGGGGATTGATAAGCGGCCGTATCGAAAAGCTGAGCAACCTTCCGGAAAAGACTATCTATAATATTACGCCGGAAGGTGAGTTCGAACTTCAGGAATCTGTTACTGGATTTTTATCCGAGGATAATTACCAGCCGACCAACTTTGATATAGGCATACTTCTGATGAACAACCTTAGTAAAGCCGAAATACTTATCAAGCTGAAGAAGAAGCTCGAGCGGCTCGAATCCAATGCGTTCGATATCAGGAAACAGGTCTTCGCTTTCGAAAGAGATGCGAACAAGATTGCTTTTACAAGCCTGTCGATGCTTAAACACCGGCTCCATATAAGCGAGGCGGAAATCAAAACTATTAAAGAACTTATAAAAGAATTGAATATTAGAATGGAAACTCCGGAGCTCTCGCCGTTCGATATGAGAATGGTCGATTCCTGA
- a CDS encoding SIR2 family protein, whose protein sequence is MKTEKFLQYPPQRDVIFVLGAGASRPDGVPLQRDTLPLIISGKIEEIENSEIGRIVTEFIKDNFEFNVDTNKFPQLEAVFGFLDYFIQQNESLSIKYPNQKLREIKEYLIKLIHYVVNLQTDKTSHFYQLFWNSITEINPNTSIITLNYDTLLEQAFDHLFKKSGYIDYSIPFMNYEKLPEMKQYNFWINPKEPVLVEEDENPLPFKILKLHGSLNWKYCNCCNQTLLTPWDRGIDLKRGKFLGYTYPDKLEYEYTCPIDGTDFQTLIVPPSYLKILSHPIISQLMTVASREIRIARKIVFVGYSLSDADIHVKALFKKQMNANKEVIVVNPKKKESLELNYRSLSRNARFIDMSFEEFVSDPAQLKSILS, encoded by the coding sequence ATGAAAACAGAAAAATTTCTTCAGTATCCGCCCCAGCGCGACGTTATATTTGTACTAGGAGCCGGCGCTTCCAGACCGGACGGAGTTCCTCTCCAGAGAGATACGCTTCCACTTATTATATCGGGTAAGATTGAAGAGATTGAAAATTCTGAGATCGGAAGGATCGTTACTGAATTTATAAAAGATAATTTTGAATTCAATGTCGATACAAACAAGTTCCCGCAGCTCGAAGCCGTATTCGGTTTCCTCGACTATTTTATTCAGCAGAACGAAAGTCTCAGCATAAAATATCCGAATCAGAAACTCCGGGAGATTAAAGAATATTTAATCAAACTGATTCATTACGTTGTTAATCTTCAGACCGACAAAACAAGTCATTTCTATCAGCTCTTCTGGAATTCGATTACAGAAATAAATCCCAATACTTCAATAATAACATTAAACTACGATACTCTTCTTGAACAAGCCTTCGATCATCTCTTTAAAAAATCCGGTTACATCGATTACTCGATCCCTTTCATGAATTACGAAAAACTTCCAGAGATGAAACAATATAACTTCTGGATAAATCCGAAAGAACCTGTCCTTGTCGAAGAAGACGAGAATCCTCTCCCTTTTAAAATTCTCAAACTTCACGGGAGCCTCAACTGGAAATACTGCAACTGCTGCAATCAGACACTTCTGACGCCCTGGGACCGAGGGATCGACCTGAAGCGCGGAAAATTCCTCGGTTACACATATCCCGACAAACTTGAATATGAATATACATGCCCGATCGACGGAACCGATTTTCAGACTCTCATTGTTCCGCCGAGTTATCTGAAAATCTTAAGCCACCCGATTATATCGCAGCTGATGACCGTAGCATCGCGCGAAATCAGAATTGCACGCAAGATCGTTTTCGTCGGCTATTCACTCTCGGATGCAGACATACATGTAAAAGCCCTCTTTAAAAAACAGATGAACGCAAACAAAGAGGTTATAGTTGTAAACCCGAAGAAGAAGGAATCCCTCGAACTTAACTACAGATCGCTCAGCCGTAATGCACGGTTCATCGACATGAGTTTCGAAGAATTCGTCAGCGACCCGGCACAGCTCAAATCTATTTTATCCTAG
- the rsmG gene encoding 16S rRNA (guanine(527)-N(7))-methyltransferase RsmG: MDLQEQYLRELKMLFWENSLNPDEYQLDRLASFANLVTQKNSKVNLISRRDIPKIIENHVFLSAFVSEFIPPKATKFLDIGTGGGFPGIPLAITRPMLRGVLVDSTAKKIEAVQEFISKLKLNNVTAENFRVESDEFKEKYANSFDIIVSRATVPLIILFRYALPLIKEKGYIISMKGGDLTDEFKTAELKYKANLKKSTVFELAYKPNNVRNEKGKKLILIELVK; encoded by the coding sequence TTGGATCTTCAAGAGCAGTATTTACGCGAGCTAAAGATGCTCTTCTGGGAAAATAGTCTTAATCCCGATGAATATCAGCTTGATCGACTTGCCAGTTTTGCAAATTTAGTTACACAGAAAAACTCTAAAGTCAACCTTATCTCCCGCAGGGATATCCCCAAAATAATCGAAAACCACGTTTTCCTGTCGGCTTTTGTTTCCGAATTTATTCCTCCAAAAGCCACAAAATTTCTCGATATCGGTACGGGCGGCGGATTTCCGGGTATTCCTCTGGCTATTACACGACCGATGCTGAGAGGAGTTCTTGTTGATTCAACAGCGAAAAAAATTGAAGCCGTCCAGGAGTTTATTAGTAAACTTAAATTGAATAATGTTACCGCTGAAAATTTCAGAGTCGAGAGCGACGAGTTCAAAGAGAAGTATGCTAATTCATTCGACATAATTGTAAGCCGTGCGACTGTTCCTCTCATCATCCTTTTCAGGTATGCCCTACCTCTGATTAAGGAGAAGGGTTATATTATTTCGATGAAGGGGGGAGATCTTACAGACGAATTCAAAACGGCCGAGCTTAAGTATAAAGCCAACCTTAAAAAATCGACAGTGTTCGAACTCGCTTACAAACCGAATAATGTAAGGAACGAAAAAGGGAAGAAGCTGATTCTTATAGAACTTGTTAAATAA
- the mnmG gene encoding tRNA uridine-5-carboxymethylaminomethyl(34) synthesis enzyme MnmG, whose product MKEYDVIVVGGGHAGIEAAIAAARIGSSVAVVTMDKEAFGRLSCNPAIGGSAKGHLVHEIDSLGGVMGLIADQSGIQFRTLNKSKGPAVWAGRSQNDRKIYTKVAGEFVKSTPNVDILEDSIIEAIEEDKKIAGVRTLKGSEIKCKALIVCSGTFLNGLMHTGMESVSGGRFGEQPSIGLTDSLIKMGFEAGRLKTGTPPRLHKDSINWGILEEQPGDIPPLPFSRRTSKENFPLLRQVSCHITYTDLSVHGILRKGFDRSPLFTGLIHGVGPRYCPSIEDKINRFSDKEKHQLFLEPEGLDSDLIYINGFSTSLPTEIQFEALRKIKGLENVEMVRPGYAVEYDYFPPYQVDLTLETKLIEGLYFAGQVNGTSGYEEAAGQGLIAGINAALKIQGRKELVLKRSEAYIGVLIDDLVGKSTNEPYRMFTSRAEHRLILRQDNADRRLMKYGYEFGLIPEELYKELSRREVQIVKSKELISKIKITPNLINAYLVKINSPELNNSETIEKIIKRPEVALRETLECANNGEGLFDELLNDGKAIEQIEIEVKYDGYIQRQFDLINKMDRLEDTLIPLNFNYSNLNSISTEGREKLSKVKPRSIGQASRISGVTPSDISVLLVYLKS is encoded by the coding sequence ATGAAGGAATATGATGTAATAGTTGTTGGTGGCGGACACGCTGGCATAGAGGCCGCAATAGCGGCAGCCCGGATTGGCTCCTCTGTGGCTGTAGTAACTATGGATAAAGAGGCGTTCGGACGACTTTCGTGTAATCCAGCTATTGGAGGAAGCGCTAAAGGCCATTTAGTCCACGAAATCGATTCCCTTGGCGGTGTGATGGGGCTTATTGCCGATCAATCCGGGATTCAATTCAGAACTTTGAATAAGTCGAAAGGTCCCGCTGTCTGGGCCGGCAGGAGTCAGAACGACCGGAAAATCTATACCAAAGTTGCCGGCGAATTCGTTAAATCGACTCCGAATGTTGATATTTTAGAAGATTCCATTATTGAAGCAATAGAAGAAGATAAAAAAATTGCGGGCGTTAGAACTCTTAAAGGTTCAGAGATTAAATGCAAAGCCCTGATCGTCTGTTCCGGGACATTTTTAAATGGACTGATGCATACAGGTATGGAATCAGTTTCGGGAGGAAGATTTGGTGAACAACCATCCATAGGACTTACCGATTCACTTATTAAAATGGGATTTGAAGCGGGAAGACTAAAAACCGGCACACCACCAAGGCTTCACAAAGATTCAATTAACTGGGGAATTCTCGAAGAGCAGCCGGGGGATATTCCGCCTTTACCTTTTTCAAGAAGAACTTCTAAAGAAAATTTTCCGCTACTCCGGCAGGTCAGCTGCCATATCACTTATACCGATCTTTCAGTTCATGGAATTCTCCGTAAAGGATTCGACCGCTCACCCTTGTTTACCGGACTTATTCACGGGGTAGGACCGCGTTACTGTCCCTCTATTGAGGATAAGATAAATCGTTTTTCTGATAAGGAGAAACATCAGTTATTTCTTGAACCCGAAGGACTCGATTCCGATCTGATCTATATCAACGGTTTTTCAACATCACTTCCCACCGAGATTCAATTTGAAGCTCTTAGAAAAATTAAAGGACTCGAAAATGTTGAAATGGTCCGGCCCGGCTATGCTGTTGAATACGATTACTTTCCACCATATCAGGTCGATCTTACACTCGAAACTAAATTGATAGAAGGACTCTACTTTGCCGGGCAGGTAAACGGAACTTCCGGATATGAAGAAGCTGCAGGGCAGGGACTTATTGCCGGAATTAATGCGGCTCTTAAAATTCAGGGAAGAAAAGAGCTCGTTCTTAAAAGAAGCGAAGCTTATATAGGTGTTCTGATTGATGACCTTGTGGGGAAATCCACTAACGAACCGTACCGGATGTTTACTTCCAGAGCAGAACACAGATTGATTCTCCGACAGGATAATGCGGACAGACGTTTAATGAAATACGGCTACGAATTCGGATTAATCCCCGAAGAACTTTATAAGGAACTTTCGAGAAGAGAAGTACAGATTGTAAAATCGAAGGAGTTAATCAGTAAAATAAAAATTACCCCGAACCTAATAAATGCATATCTGGTTAAAATTAATTCGCCGGAATTGAATAACTCCGAGACAATTGAAAAAATAATCAAGCGTCCCGAAGTCGCTCTGCGCGAGACTCTAGAATGCGCTAATAACGGCGAGGGTCTCTTCGATGAACTTTTAAACGACGGAAAAGCGATCGAACAGATAGAAATTGAAGTAAAGTACGATGGATATATTCAGCGGCAGTTCGATCTTATAAACAAAATGGACCGGCTGGAGGACACGTTAATACCATTAAATTTCAATTACTCTAATTTGAATTCTATTTCTACCGAAGGAAGAGAAAAATTAAGTAAAGTGAAACCACGGTCGATCGGACAGGCTTCCAGAATCTCCGGAGTGACACCTTCAGATATTTCCGTTTTATTAGTATATTTGAAAAGCTAA
- the mnmE gene encoding tRNA uridine-5-carboxymethylaminomethyl(34) synthesis GTPase MnmE → MTHILLQNEDTIVALATPPGIGAISIIRISGPDSIPAADKIFNGKKPLKDSPSHTIHYGKIFDKDRLIDDVLISVFHTPNSYTGEDSIEISTHGSPLIVQKIISLIVENDVRLAEPGEFTKRAFLNGRIDLAQAEAVADIINSSTEASLRGARNQLDGLLSQKVDQLRELLINTSSLIELELDFAEEGLEFMSLKEILKNINTIEEEIDKLLSSYSFGRIIRDGVNVALVGKPNVGKSSLLNYLLKEARAIVSEIPGTTRDIIREELTIDGILFRLFDTAGIRKSIDVIEVEGVNRSRAAVQNADIVLFLNDATVGFSDDLYSDLLQLTSSDKILSVVNKIDIADYSPEKFDAGISAKTGKGIDQLFGKLKERAIGTHSYSEKSAVVSNLRHFNSLKKARFHLEGAKKSIDGKLTGEFIAVDLRNAESSLGEIIGKVTSDDILNNIFSKFCIGK, encoded by the coding sequence ATGACTCATATATTATTACAGAACGAAGATACAATTGTTGCGCTCGCAACACCCCCGGGTATCGGTGCGATCTCTATTATCCGTATCAGCGGACCGGACAGTATTCCTGCAGCGGATAAGATTTTTAACGGTAAGAAGCCATTAAAAGACTCGCCAAGCCATACGATCCATTACGGAAAAATCTTTGATAAAGACCGGTTAATTGATGATGTGCTTATTTCGGTTTTTCACACACCGAATTCATATACCGGTGAAGATTCAATTGAAATCAGCACTCATGGAAGCCCGCTTATTGTTCAGAAAATAATCTCGCTGATTGTTGAAAATGATGTCCGGCTCGCAGAACCGGGCGAATTCACAAAACGCGCATTTCTAAATGGAAGAATCGACCTGGCCCAGGCGGAAGCGGTTGCCGATATAATTAATTCGAGTACTGAAGCCTCGCTTAGAGGAGCCAGGAATCAGCTCGACGGATTACTTTCCCAGAAAGTCGATCAGCTGCGGGAACTGCTCATTAATACATCATCCTTGATTGAACTTGAACTCGATTTTGCCGAGGAGGGTCTCGAATTCATGTCGTTAAAAGAGATTCTAAAAAATATCAATACAATAGAAGAGGAGATTGACAAGCTCCTTTCGAGTTATTCATTCGGACGGATTATACGTGACGGCGTTAATGTTGCCCTGGTAGGAAAACCGAATGTAGGGAAGTCGTCACTCCTGAATTACCTTTTGAAAGAGGCGAGAGCAATTGTAAGCGAAATTCCCGGAACAACGCGCGATATTATCCGCGAAGAACTTACAATTGACGGAATCCTGTTCCGGTTATTCGATACAGCCGGTATCCGGAAATCCATCGACGTAATCGAAGTAGAAGGTGTAAACAGAAGCCGGGCAGCCGTTCAGAATGCCGATATTGTGCTGTTTCTGAATGATGCGACAGTCGGATTCAGCGACGATCTCTATTCTGATTTATTACAATTAACAAGCTCGGATAAAATACTTAGCGTGGTAAACAAGATTGATATTGCAGATTATTCACCTGAAAAATTTGATGCCGGAATTTCTGCAAAAACCGGGAAGGGGATTGATCAATTATTCGGGAAATTGAAAGAAAGGGCGATCGGGACTCATAGTTATTCCGAAAAATCGGCGGTGGTCTCCAATCTCCGTCATTTCAATTCTCTTAAGAAAGCCCGGTTTCATCTGGAAGGGGCAAAAAAATCGATCGATGGAAAATTGACAGGTGAGTTTATTGCCGTAGATCTTAGAAATGCCGAGAGCTCTTTGGGTGAAATAATCGGAAAAGTAACTTCCGATGATATTTTGAACAATATTTTCTCCAAATTCTGTATCGGGAAATAG
- the clpB gene encoding ATP-dependent chaperone ClpB: MAYNFNKFTVKAQDTIQNGIEIAQNYNNQIVEPEHLLAALLQDQQNVAHSIIQKAGGNINQMRIKTGELLEKLPKVTGSGTGNQQLSMNTARIFDNSAEEARKLKDEYVSNEHILLALSEDKSSAGKLLNENGIGRDVILAALKDIRGNQRVTSQNPEDTYQALKKYGRDLNELARSNKLDPVIGRDEEIRRVLQVLSRRTKNNPVLIGEPGVGKTAIAEGIAHRIVAGDVPETLRTKRIVGLDMGALIAGTQFRGQFEERLKAVVKEVQESEGEIILFIDELHLLVGAGKTDGAMDAANILKPALSRGELHAIGATTLDEYRKYIEKDAALERRFQPVLVSEPNEEDSISILRGLKERYEVHHGVRITDGAIVAAVQLSNRYITDRFLPDKAIDLIDESASKLRIEIDSMPEELDAVERKVKQLEIEREALKREKDSDSASRLVDLQAELNELMEERTRLKSHWLLEKEKIQSLRTMKSEIEKAKNDADRFEREGNLGKVAELRYGVINELERRMKKESEDLALIQKGSKMLKEEVDAEDVAEIVAKWTGIPVSRMLESERSKLIRLEEELHRRIVGQDDAVAAVSNAIRRSRAGLQDANRPIGSFIFIGTTGVGKTELARALAEFLFNDEHAMIRIDMSEYMEKFSVSRLIGAPPGYVGYDEGGQLTEAVRRRPYSVVLLDEIEKAHHDVFNVLLQVLDDGRLTDNQGRTVDFKNTIIIMTSNLGSHLIQEKLSGLDEKNFDNMMGELRLSLSELLRRTIRPEFLNRIDEVVLFKPLLKNEIEKIIDLQLQRVGRLLAEKGLQLEIEEGVKNFLLQHGYDVTFGARPLKRTIQRYLINPLSSVLLMNKYESGDTVVVKYPGAGNLEFEIK; the protein is encoded by the coding sequence ATGGCATATAATTTCAACAAGTTTACAGTCAAAGCACAGGATACAATTCAGAACGGAATTGAGATTGCTCAGAATTATAATAATCAGATTGTAGAGCCGGAACATCTCCTTGCCGCTCTTCTGCAGGACCAGCAGAATGTTGCGCATTCAATAATTCAGAAAGCCGGCGGCAACATAAATCAGATGCGCATAAAAACAGGTGAACTGCTCGAAAAACTCCCGAAAGTAACCGGTTCCGGAACCGGCAACCAGCAGCTCTCAATGAACACCGCGCGTATATTCGACAATTCTGCGGAAGAAGCGAGAAAGCTAAAGGACGAATATGTTTCGAACGAACATATACTTCTCGCATTGAGCGAGGATAAGTCTTCCGCCGGAAAACTTTTAAACGAAAACGGTATCGGCAGGGATGTTATACTCGCCGCTCTAAAAGATATTCGCGGGAACCAGAGGGTAACTTCACAGAATCCGGAAGATACTTATCAAGCATTAAAAAAATACGGCCGCGATCTTAACGAACTTGCCCGGTCGAATAAACTCGATCCCGTAATCGGCCGCGACGAGGAGATTAGAAGAGTCCTTCAGGTCTTATCGCGAAGGACAAAAAATAATCCGGTTCTTATCGGAGAACCGGGCGTCGGCAAAACCGCTATCGCAGAAGGTATCGCGCACAGAATTGTAGCCGGAGATGTACCGGAAACTCTGCGTACCAAAAGAATAGTCGGGCTCGATATGGGCGCGCTTATTGCCGGAACTCAATTCCGCGGGCAGTTCGAAGAACGGCTGAAAGCTGTTGTTAAAGAGGTCCAGGAATCAGAAGGCGAAATAATTTTATTTATAGATGAACTCCATTTGCTTGTCGGTGCAGGAAAAACAGACGGAGCTATGGATGCGGCCAATATTCTTAAACCGGCTCTATCGAGAGGCGAGCTTCATGCAATCGGCGCTACAACTCTGGACGAATACCGTAAATACATCGAGAAAGATGCCGCGCTCGAAAGACGATTTCAGCCTGTCCTTGTAAGCGAACCGAACGAAGAGGATTCAATCTCAATTCTGCGCGGACTTAAGGAACGTTACGAGGTTCATCACGGCGTAAGAATTACAGACGGCGCAATAGTAGCGGCGGTTCAACTTTCGAACAGATATATAACCGACCGGTTCCTGCCCGATAAAGCGATCGACCTGATCGATGAATCAGCCTCCAAACTAAGAATTGAAATCGATTCTATGCCGGAGGAGCTTGACGCAGTAGAAAGAAAAGTTAAACAGCTCGAGATTGAAAGGGAAGCATTGAAAAGAGAGAAGGATTCCGACTCCGCTTCAAGGCTCGTAGATCTGCAAGCCGAATTAAACGAACTGATGGAAGAAAGAACCCGGCTTAAAAGTCACTGGCTACTTGAAAAGGAAAAGATTCAGTCATTACGCACAATGAAGAGCGAAATTGAAAAAGCTAAGAACGATGCCGACCGGTTTGAAAGAGAAGGAAATCTTGGTAAAGTTGCTGAGCTCCGGTACGGTGTTATTAACGAGCTTGAGCGCAGAATGAAAAAAGAATCGGAAGATCTCGCTCTAATTCAGAAGGGAAGTAAAATGCTCAAAGAGGAAGTGGATGCAGAAGATGTTGCTGAAATTGTTGCAAAGTGGACCGGCATTCCCGTAAGCCGGATGCTTGAAAGCGAACGGAGTAAACTGATACGGCTTGAAGAAGAGCTCCACAGACGTATAGTCGGACAGGACGATGCAGTAGCCGCAGTTTCCAATGCTATTCGCAGATCCCGCGCCGGCCTTCAGGATGCTAACCGGCCAATCGGATCATTTATATTCATCGGTACAACAGGTGTGGGTAAAACAGAGCTCGCAAGAGCACTGGCTGAATTCCTCTTCAACGATGAACACGCAATGATAAGAATCGATATGAGCGAGTATATGGAAAAGTTCTCCGTATCGCGCCTCATCGGAGCGCCTCCCGGTTATGTCGGATACGACGAGGGGGGACAACTTACAGAAGCCGTTAGAAGAAGACCATATTCTGTTGTTCTGCTCGATGAGATCGAGAAAGCGCATCACGACGTATTCAATGTTCTCCTTCAGGTGCTAGATGACGGCCGGCTAACCGACAATCAGGGAAGAACGGTCGATTTCAAAAATACAATAATCATTATGACGTCAAATCTCGGATCACATCTGATTCAGGAAAAACTTTCAGGACTTGATGAAAAAAATTTCGATAATATGATGGGGGAACTGAGACTCTCTCTGTCTGAATTATTGAGAAGAACCATTCGTCCGGAATTTCTGAACCGGATTGATGAGGTTGTCCTTTTCAAACCACTTCTTAAAAATGAAATTGAAAAGATAATCGACCTGCAATTACAGAGAGTAGGCAGACTGCTTGCAGAGAAAGGTTTACAGCTTGAAATTGAAGAGGGGGTAAAAAATTTTCTGCTTCAACACGGATACGATGTAACATTCGGTGCCCGTCCGCTTAAAAGAACCATTCAGCGGTATTTAATAAATCCTCTTTCATCGGTTCTGCTTATGAACAAATATGAAAGCGGGGATACCGTTGTTGTAAAATATCCCGGCGCGGGTAATCTTGAATTCGAAATAAAATAA
- a CDS encoding ferritin-like domain-containing protein: MHEKSQALLNKAIADELHAVHQYMYFHFHCDDQGYDLLANLFKKTAIEEMIHIEKLAERILFLKGEVEMVPAYPVDKIHDVKEMLKKAAQMEHESAKEYNIWANECSANADSVSKHLFEALVADEERHFDQFDVETENLEKFGDRYLVLQSIERSKARGSAAGSVD; the protein is encoded by the coding sequence ATGCACGAAAAAAGTCAGGCTCTATTGAACAAAGCTATAGCGGACGAATTACATGCCGTACATCAGTATATGTATTTTCATTTTCATTGCGACGATCAGGGATACGACCTTCTTGCAAATCTTTTCAAGAAAACAGCTATCGAAGAAATGATTCACATCGAAAAATTAGCCGAGAGAATTCTCTTTCTTAAAGGCGAAGTCGAAATGGTTCCTGCATATCCTGTTGATAAGATTCACGATGTAAAAGAGATGTTGAAGAAAGCCGCTCAAATGGAACACGAAAGCGCAAAAGAATACAATATCTGGGCAAATGAGTGTTCTGCAAATGCCGATTCGGTTTCAAAACATCTATTTGAAGCTCTCGTTGCAGATGAAGAGCGTCACTTCGATCAGTTCGATGTTGAAACTGAGAATCTTGAGAAGTTTGGCGACCGTTACCTCGTGCTTCAATCAATTGAAAGAAGTAAAGCCCGCGGATCTGCAGCAGGATCAGTCGATTAA